The following are from one region of the Halarcobacter sp. genome:
- a CDS encoding universal stress protein, translated as MFKKILVPTDGSDQANKALELACQIALKNDSQINILSVFRHHSFIEGSLSMLPRQINDKAYNLEDALGEYSKEIVGEAKEIAYKQGLEKENVKGFVRIGQIAKEILEFIEDKDIDIIIIGKQGKGDLSGYLLGGVSHKVAGLADIPVLVV; from the coding sequence ATGTTTAAAAAAATTTTAGTACCAACAGATGGTTCAGATCAAGCAAACAAGGCTTTAGAACTAGCTTGCCAAATTGCATTAAAAAATGATTCCCAAATAAATATCTTATCTGTATTTAGACACCATAGTTTTATTGAAGGTTCTTTATCAATGTTACCAAGACAGATTAATGATAAAGCTTATAACCTTGAAGATGCTTTAGGGGAATATTCAAAAGAGATTGTAGGTGAAGCAAAAGAGATTGCCTATAAACAAGGCCTTGAAAAAGAAAATGTTAAAGGTTTTGTTCGTATAGGACAAATTGCTAAAGAGATATTAGAGTTTATTGAAGATAAAGATATAGATATTATCATTATTGGTAAACAAGGTAAAGGCGATTTAAGTGGATACTTATTAGGAGGAGTTTCACATAAAGTTGCTGGATTAGCAGATATACCAGTCCTTGTAGTATGA
- a CDS encoding TRAP transporter large permease — translation MQNNFKQIFITLFLLLAISIPSFAKDEITLYLDDVILDTKTLKLSIYGSAESEDFQSHKWKNVDIVVTDSKSNTMKLEEESDKKGFWEVEDIDITNLSDGKLSIDVKMFDNEDKVIGHLLSEDTIKDTSFKLSEFLKEHLAVSIFVLMVILLLSGFPMMIPLIAGTTLGIYLLFDADFSKMEFLIQQMMGGIRPAALIAVPMFILSADIMTRGKSAEKLIDLVMAFVRHIKGGLAVSTAGACAMFGAVSGSTQATVVAIGSPLRPRLKKGGYKDSFILALIVNSSDIAFLIPPSIGMIIYGIVAKTSIPELFIAGIGPGLLILFLFSIYSIIYAYRHNIPTEPKATWKERGVAVYKALWPLGFPAIIVGGIFGGIFSPTEAAAVSVAYAIFLEGIVFKTMTLKDLYATAKSTGLVTGVVFILVGAGAGFAWVLSFAQVPQEILNAIGITSMSAYEVLFVISIAFFVGCMFVDPIVVILVLVPIFAPVVNSVGLDPVLVGTIITLQVAIGSATPPFGCDIFTAIAVFKRPYLEVIKGTPPFILILLSVSVALIFIPEIALFLRDVAFRDVSVFDSIQSMLGLAPKVVE, via the coding sequence ATGCAAAATAATTTTAAACAAATATTTATCACTTTATTTTTATTGCTAGCTATATCTATTCCAAGCTTTGCAAAAGATGAAATTACTTTATATTTAGATGATGTGATTTTAGACACAAAGACACTAAAACTATCAATTTATGGATCAGCAGAGTCTGAAGATTTTCAATCTCACAAATGGAAAAATGTTGATATTGTTGTTACAGATTCAAAATCAAATACAATGAAACTTGAAGAGGAATCAGATAAAAAAGGTTTTTGGGAAGTGGAAGATATAGATATTACTAATCTAAGTGATGGTAAATTATCTATCGATGTAAAGATGTTTGATAATGAAGACAAAGTAATTGGACATCTTTTAAGTGAAGATACAATCAAAGATACAAGTTTTAAATTAAGTGAATTTTTAAAAGAACATCTTGCCGTTTCAATTTTTGTGCTAATGGTTATTCTTCTTCTATCTGGATTTCCTATGATGATACCACTTATTGCAGGTACAACACTTGGAATTTATCTTCTTTTTGATGCAGACTTTTCAAAAATGGAGTTTCTAATTCAACAAATGATGGGTGGGATTAGACCAGCAGCGCTCATTGCAGTACCTATGTTTATACTTTCAGCTGACATTATGACAAGAGGAAAATCTGCTGAAAAACTTATTGATTTAGTTATGGCTTTTGTTAGACATATCAAAGGTGGTTTAGCTGTTAGTACAGCTGGAGCATGTGCTATGTTTGGTGCAGTTTCTGGTTCAACACAAGCAACTGTTGTTGCAATTGGTTCACCACTTAGACCAAGACTAAAAAAAGGTGGATATAAAGATTCGTTTATATTAGCTTTAATTGTAAATTCAAGTGATATTGCCTTTTTAATTCCACCTAGTATTGGAATGATTATTTACGGAATTGTTGCAAAAACTTCTATTCCTGAACTTTTCATTGCAGGAATTGGTCCAGGGCTTCTTATCTTATTTCTATTTTCTATTTATAGTATTATCTATGCATATAGACATAATATTCCAACAGAACCAAAAGCAACTTGGAAAGAAAGAGGTGTTGCAGTTTACAAGGCATTATGGCCATTAGGTTTTCCAGCAATTATTGTAGGTGGAATATTTGGTGGTATATTTAGTCCAACTGAAGCTGCTGCTGTTAGTGTTGCTTATGCTATATTTTTAGAAGGTATTGTTTTTAAAACAATGACATTAAAAGATCTTTATGCGACTGCAAAATCAACTGGACTTGTGACAGGTGTTGTATTTATCCTAGTTGGAGCAGGTGCTGGTTTTGCTTGGGTCTTATCTTTTGCACAAGTACCTCAAGAGATTTTAAATGCCATTGGTATAACTTCAATGAGTGCATATGAAGTTTTATTTGTAATCTCAATTGCATTTTTTGTTGGATGTATGTTTGTTGACCCTATAGTTGTAATATTAGTTCTTGTACCAATTTTTGCACCTGTAGTTAATTCAGTTGGTTTAGACCCAGTATTAGTAGGTACTATTATTACTTTACAAGTAGCTATTGGTTCAGCTACACCACCTTTTGGTTGTGATATCTTCACTGCAATTGCTGTATTTAAAAGACCATATTTAGAAGTTATAAAAGGAACACCACCATTTATTTTAATACTTTTAAGTGTTTCAGTTGCATTAATATTTATCCCAGAGATTGCCCTATTTTTAAGAGATGTTGCATTTAGAGATGTTAGTGTATTTGATAGTATTCAAAGTATGCTTGGTTTAGCACCAAAAGTTGTAGAGTAA
- a CDS encoding TRAP transporter small permease, with amino-acid sequence MNDNTKKNPFIKALDIFDNILGKFEGLMLAAGVIAMAVTTIAAVISRFIFNDALTVTDELNMIFIVIVTFAGLSYAARNGRHIRMSAIYDAMPTKQRKIAMIFISLITSIFMFILAKYSYGYIIEVYESGRILPALGIPVFYVYLWVPIGFTVTGLQYFFTVIKNFSESDVYLSTCTKDGYSDAKNDIEV; translated from the coding sequence ATGAATGATAATACAAAAAAAAATCCTTTTATAAAAGCCTTAGATATATTTGATAATATTTTAGGTAAATTTGAAGGGCTAATGTTAGCTGCAGGTGTTATTGCAATGGCAGTAACCACAATAGCAGCTGTTATTTCAAGATTTATTTTTAATGATGCTTTAACTGTTACTGATGAACTTAATATGATTTTTATAGTTATTGTAACTTTTGCAGGACTAAGTTACGCTGCAAGAAATGGAAGACACATTAGAATGTCTGCAATATATGATGCAATGCCAACAAAACAAAGAAAAATTGCTATGATTTTTATCTCTCTTATCACTTCAATATTTATGTTTATATTAGCTAAATACTCATACGGATATATCATAGAAGTTTATGAAAGTGGAAGAATTCTTCCAGCATTGGGTATTCCTGTTTTTTATGTTTATTTATGGGTTCCAATTGGGTTTACAGTTACTGGACTACAATACTTTTTTACAGTAATTAAAAATTTTAGTGAATCAGATGTATATCTATCAACTTGTACAAAAGATGGATATAGCGATGCAAAAAATGATATAGAAGTTTAA
- the dctP gene encoding TRAP transporter substrate-binding protein DctP: MKLLKGLVVAGLITVTSLSADTWKYAFGEGTSDPQGIYATAFKSFIEDNSRNKIELYKVGSLGEETDLMEQTRAGLIQFLGQSTGYMGGTIPEMDIFTLPYVMPTDTKQLDYFFKNSKVINEMLPSIFNKHGLQLLSVFPEGEMAVTTFEEFHSPADLKGKKMRVMPGSPILVETYEAFGASPQPMSWGDLVGALKTGMVDGQENPTVWIEAYGLDDLTKVLTYTGHGHFNASVSANKKFYDGLSNRDKKLVQKAAEFAHKTILSEAQKLDAYGLGRIIRTNPTYKIVTLTEDERKVFKEKAKAVQESFASKSASNKKVMEQMMKDLAAAEANAK; this comes from the coding sequence ATGAAATTATTAAAAGGTTTAGTAGTAGCAGGGCTTATCACTGTTACAAGTTTAAGTGCAGATACATGGAAATATGCATTTGGAGAGGGAACAAGTGATCCACAAGGTATTTATGCAACAGCATTCAAAAGTTTTATTGAAGATAATTCTAGAAACAAAATTGAACTATATAAAGTAGGAAGCCTAGGTGAAGAAACAGACTTAATGGAGCAAACAAGAGCTGGATTAATTCAATTTTTAGGTCAATCAACAGGATATATGGGTGGAACAATCCCAGAAATGGATATTTTTACATTACCTTATGTAATGCCTACTGATACTAAACAATTAGACTATTTTTTCAAAAATTCTAAAGTAATTAATGAGATGTTACCATCAATATTTAATAAACATGGTTTACAACTTCTATCTGTATTTCCTGAAGGTGAGATGGCAGTTACAACTTTTGAAGAGTTTCATTCACCAGCAGATTTAAAAGGTAAAAAGATGAGAGTTATGCCAGGTTCTCCAATTTTAGTTGAAACATATGAAGCATTTGGTGCATCACCACAACCTATGTCTTGGGGTGATTTAGTAGGTGCTCTTAAAACTGGTATGGTAGATGGTCAAGAAAACCCAACAGTTTGGATTGAAGCTTATGGATTAGATGATTTAACTAAAGTATTAACATACACAGGACATGGACACTTTAATGCATCAGTAAGTGCAAATAAAAAATTCTATGATGGTTTATCTAATAGAGATAAAAAGCTTGTTCAAAAAGCAGCAGAGTTTGCACATAAAACTATTTTAAGTGAAGCTCAAAAATTAGATGCTTATGGATTAGGAAGAATTATTAGAACAAATCCAACATATAAAATTGTTACATTAACAGAAGATGAAAGAAAAGTATTCAAAGAAAAAGCTAAAGCTGTTCAAGAATCTTTTGCATCAAAAAGTGCATCAAATAAAAAAGTAATGGAACAAATGATGAAAGATTTAGCAGCTGCTGAAGCAAATGCAAAATAA
- a CDS encoding M24 family metallopeptidase → MKAKLPFTKKEYIQRVRKVKSMMQQRRIDVLIATDPGNMNWLTGYDGWSFYVHQGVIISLDEEEPIWFGRLMDRNAALIKCFMKEENLYGYPEKYVQNLDEHPMTWIGENIFNKKGWTKCIIATERDTYYYTAEAHFRLMSTLPNANFINANNLVNWARGVKSKKEIEYMKIAGKITQKIHQRVLDVVRVGIPKSHVVSQIYETAIEGVDGYGGDYPSIVPLLPSGADASASHITWDERPFKRKEATYFEISGCYKRYHAPMSRTIFMGRPEQKFLDAEKALVEAIAAGLEMAKPGNRTCDIANAAESVMKKFGIDRNNARYGYPIGVSYPPDWGERTCSLRSTDLTVLEPGMTFHFMPGIWQDDWGMEITESIYITDTGVETFCDFPRELFIK, encoded by the coding sequence ATGAAAGCTAAGTTGCCTTTTACAAAAAAAGAATATATCCAAAGGGTAAGAAAAGTTAAATCAATGATGCAACAAAGAAGAATTGATGTATTAATTGCAACAGACCCAGGAAATATGAACTGGTTAACAGGATATGATGGTTGGTCTTTCTACGTTCATCAAGGGGTTATTATCTCCCTTGATGAAGAGGAACCTATTTGGTTCGGAAGACTTATGGATAGAAATGCTGCATTAATTAAATGTTTTATGAAAGAGGAAAACCTATATGGTTATCCTGAAAAATATGTGCAAAATTTAGATGAACACCCTATGACTTGGATTGGAGAAAATATCTTCAATAAAAAAGGGTGGACAAAATGTATTATTGCAACAGAAAGAGACACATACTATTATACAGCAGAAGCTCATTTTAGACTTATGTCAACTCTTCCAAATGCAAACTTTATAAATGCAAATAACCTAGTGAATTGGGCTAGAGGTGTCAAGTCTAAAAAAGAGATTGAGTATATGAAAATTGCTGGAAAAATCACCCAAAAAATACATCAAAGAGTATTAGATGTGGTTAGAGTTGGTATTCCAAAAAGTCATGTGGTGTCACAAATATATGAAACAGCAATTGAAGGAGTTGATGGTTATGGTGGAGATTATCCATCAATTGTACCATTACTTCCATCTGGAGCTGATGCTTCTGCTTCACATATTACTTGGGATGAAAGACCTTTTAAAAGAAAAGAAGCGACATACTTTGAAATTTCAGGGTGTTATAAAAGATATCATGCACCTATGTCTAGAACAATTTTTATGGGAAGACCTGAACAAAAATTTTTAGATGCGGAAAAAGCTTTAGTAGAAGCTATTGCAGCAGGACTTGAAATGGCAAAACCTGGAAATAGAACTTGCGATATTGCAAATGCAGCAGAGTCTGTAATGAAAAAATTTGGTATAGATAGAAACAATGCCAGATATGGTTACCCAATAGGAGTTAGTTACCCACCTGATTGGGGTGAAAGAACGTGTAGTTTAAGAAGTACAGATTTAACTGTTTTAGAACCAGGAATGACTTTTCACTTTATGCCGGGAATTTGGCAAGATGATTGGGGAATGGAGATAACAGAAAGTATCTATATAACAGATACAGGGGTTGAAACATTTTGTGATTTTCCTAGAGAGTTATTTATAAAATAG
- a CDS encoding NAD-dependent succinate-semialdehyde dehydrogenase yields MGYSSTHFKSINPYTEETVCEVPMHTKEEARDMIEKAQEAYVNEWINTTYEQRAELLKAVAKEMKENLDHYALPMTEEMGKPINEARGEVNKAAWAAEHYADFGEDYLKPEYLESDATESYVQYISLGVTVGVLPWNAPFWLAFRYLAPALMSGNTCIMKHDSHTPLCAIRIVEAFEKAGFPTNVVQNLMVGHKILEDVIRHPHVMGISLTGSSKAGAAVGAIAGSEIKPVVLELGGSDPAIILADTKDLEHAADVVVLSRYINAGQSCIAAKRIIVEEPIYEKFIALLKERFEKLKLGDPKDESTTIGPIARRELVEEMHEQVDKSVAAGARLVLGGQRIEGKGFFFPVTVLADVEPGMVVSCQETFGPIASIIKVKDVEEAIKIANATEYGLGGSIWTADVEKAKKLAGRIVTGQVSINGIVKSDPRLPSGGAKKSGLGKELGPQGIRMFVNTQQVWVGPVK; encoded by the coding sequence ATGGGATACAGTTCAACACACTTTAAATCAATCAATCCTTATACTGAAGAGACAGTATGTGAAGTTCCTATGCATACAAAAGAAGAAGCTAGGGATATGATAGAAAAGGCTCAAGAGGCTTATGTAAATGAATGGATAAATACTACTTATGAACAAAGAGCAGAATTACTAAAAGCCGTTGCAAAAGAGATGAAAGAAAATCTTGATCACTATGCTTTACCAATGACAGAAGAGATGGGTAAACCTATAAATGAGGCTAGAGGTGAAGTAAATAAAGCAGCTTGGGCAGCAGAACATTATGCAGATTTTGGAGAAGATTATTTAAAACCTGAGTATTTAGAATCTGATGCAACAGAGAGTTATGTTCAATATATCTCTTTGGGTGTAACAGTTGGTGTTTTACCTTGGAATGCTCCATTTTGGTTAGCATTTAGATACTTAGCACCTGCTCTTATGTCTGGGAATACTTGTATTATGAAACATGATTCGCATACTCCTTTATGTGCAATTAGAATTGTTGAAGCCTTTGAAAAAGCAGGTTTTCCTACAAATGTAGTTCAAAATCTAATGGTAGGTCATAAAATCTTAGAAGATGTTATTAGACATCCACACGTAATGGGTATCTCTTTAACAGGTTCTTCAAAAGCTGGTGCAGCAGTTGGAGCAATTGCTGGAAGTGAAATTAAACCAGTTGTCTTAGAATTAGGTGGAAGTGACCCAGCTATTATTTTAGCAGACACAAAAGATTTAGAACATGCAGCTGATGTAGTTGTACTTTCAAGATATATTAATGCAGGTCAATCTTGCATTGCTGCAAAAAGAATTATTGTAGAAGAGCCTATTTATGAAAAATTTATTGCTCTTTTAAAAGAAAGATTTGAAAAATTAAAACTTGGTGACCCAAAAGATGAGTCAACAACTATTGGTCCAATAGCTAGACGTGAATTGGTTGAAGAGATGCATGAGCAGGTTGATAAATCAGTTGCTGCTGGAGCAAGACTAGTTTTAGGTGGTCAAAGAATTGAAGGTAAAGGTTTCTTTTTCCCTGTTACAGTATTAGCTGATGTAGAACCTGGAATGGTTGTTTCTTGTCAAGAAACATTTGGACCAATTGCTTCTATTATAAAAGTAAAAGATGTTGAAGAAGCAATAAAAATTGCAAATGCAACAGAGTATGGTTTAGGTGGGTCTATTTGGACAGCTGATGTTGAAAAAGCTAAAAAACTAGCTGGAAGAATTGTTACAGGTCAAGTATCAATTAATGGAATCGTAAAATCAGACCCTAGACTTCCAAGTGGTGGAGCTAAAAAATCAGGATTAGGTAAAGAGTTAGGACCACAAGGTATTAGAATGTTCGTAAATACTCAACAAGTTTGGGTAGGACCTGTTAAGTAG
- a CDS encoding diaminobutyrate--2-oxoglutarate transaminase, with protein MANETNIFEQHESEIRAYCRAVPTVFKSAKNAVMIDENNDDYIDFFAGAGVLNFGHNNQEMQDAIIEFIKNDGVIQSLDMFTDVKRDFIQTFVKTILVPRGMGDYKLQFTGPTGTNAVEAALKLARKVTGRTEVVAFHRGFHGMTLGALACTANNAFRSSSGVPLNNVIRGTFNDMHALELMRQQIEHTGSGLVPPAAFLIEPLQAEGGVHEASKEWIQAVQKLAKDTGALLILDDIQGASGRTGSYFSFDDMDLDPDIIVLAKGLGGIGTPIGMCINKPEHDKAWGPGQHTGTFRGQGLSYVAGKVGIEFFKDETFNNETKRKGEIVRKVLDELDSKYSQVVDVRQKGMMLAIQFDSPATAKAITTKCFENKLVIGACSTGEIIKFIPPLTIEDDILEEGLKRFTASVEAALG; from the coding sequence ATGGCAAATGAAACAAATATTTTCGAACAACACGAATCTGAGATAAGAGCATATTGTAGAGCCGTACCTACAGTATTTAAATCTGCAAAAAATGCAGTAATGATAGATGAAAACAACGATGATTATATAGATTTTTTTGCTGGAGCTGGAGTTTTAAACTTTGGTCACAACAATCAAGAGATGCAAGATGCAATTATAGAGTTTATAAAAAATGATGGTGTAATCCAGTCTTTAGATATGTTTACTGATGTAAAAAGAGACTTTATTCAAACTTTCGTAAAAACAATTTTAGTGCCACGTGGAATGGGTGATTACAAACTTCAATTTACAGGTCCTACAGGAACAAATGCAGTTGAAGCTGCCTTAAAATTAGCTAGAAAAGTAACAGGAAGAACTGAAGTAGTAGCTTTTCACAGAGGTTTCCATGGTATGACTTTAGGTGCATTAGCTTGTACAGCTAATAATGCTTTTAGAAGCTCTTCAGGAGTTCCTCTAAACAATGTCATAAGAGGTACATTCAATGATATGCATGCATTAGAACTTATGAGACAACAAATAGAACATACAGGTTCAGGTCTTGTTCCACCAGCTGCATTTTTAATTGAACCTTTACAAGCAGAAGGTGGAGTTCATGAAGCTTCAAAAGAGTGGATTCAAGCAGTTCAAAAGTTAGCTAAAGATACTGGTGCACTTTTAATTCTTGATGATATTCAAGGTGCAAGTGGTAGAACAGGAAGCTATTTTAGTTTTGATGATATGGATTTAGACCCAGATATTATTGTTTTAGCAAAAGGTCTTGGTGGTATAGGAACTCCAATTGGTATGTGCATCAACAAACCAGAGCACGATAAAGCTTGGGGTCCAGGTCAACATACAGGAACATTTAGAGGTCAAGGATTATCTTATGTAGCTGGTAAAGTTGGTATTGAATTCTTTAAAGATGAGACTTTTAACAATGAAACAAAAAGAAAAGGTGAAATTGTAAGAAAAGTTCTTGATGAACTAGATAGTAAATATTCTCAAGTAGTTGATGTAAGACAAAAAGGTATGATGTTAGCAATTCAGTTTGATTCTCCTGCAACAGCAAAAGCTATTACAACAAAATGTTTCGAAAATAAACTTGTTATTGGAGCTTGCTCTACAGGTGAAATTATTAAGTTTATTCCTCCTTTAACTATTGAAGATGATATTTTAGAAGAGGGATTAAAAAGATTTACAGCTTCAGTAGAAGCAGCTTTAGGTTAA
- the aspA gene encoding aspartate ammonia-lyase gives MEEQYRIEHDFLGEKKIEKDAYYGIQTLRARENFDITHTSLSLFPTFIKSLAKVKKACALTNFELGDLNDMQRDAIIQACNEIIDGKFHDQFIVDPIQGGAGTSTNMNANEVIANRALEILAKPRSSYDIIHPNNHINMSQSTNDVYPTAIKLTLYDLIYKLKDSLRYLRDSFDEKAVEFKDVLKMGRTQLQDAVPMTLGQEFKTYSVMIDEDIFRLREAQALLKEVNLGATAIGTGINTKPEYRRKVINNLRDVTGVDYESAGDLIEATQDTGAFVHISGILKRVAIKISKICNDLRLLSSGPRAGLNEINLPKMQPGSSIMPGKVNPVIPEVVNQVAFEVIGADATISIACEGGQLQLNVFEPLVAYKLFTSINMMRRSFYTLAKKCVKGITANEDVCMNNILNSVTLVTCLNPILGYEKSSAIAKEALATNKRVYDIILEQELFTKEELDELLHPKNMVNNYNV, from the coding sequence ATGGAAGAACAATATAGAATTGAACACGATTTTTTAGGTGAAAAAAAGATAGAAAAAGATGCCTACTATGGTATTCAAACATTAAGAGCAAGGGAGAATTTTGATATTACTCATACAAGTTTATCTCTGTTTCCTACTTTTATAAAATCTTTAGCAAAAGTGAAAAAGGCTTGTGCTTTAACTAACTTTGAGTTAGGTGATTTAAATGATATGCAAAGAGATGCAATAATTCAAGCTTGTAATGAGATTATTGATGGTAAGTTTCATGATCAATTTATAGTTGACCCAATTCAAGGTGGAGCAGGAACTTCAACTAATATGAATGCAAATGAAGTTATAGCAAATAGAGCTTTAGAGATATTAGCAAAACCAAGAAGTTCATACGATATTATACATCCAAATAATCATATCAATATGAGTCAGTCTACAAATGATGTTTATCCAACAGCAATAAAATTAACTTTATATGATTTAATTTATAAACTAAAAGATTCACTTAGATATCTAAGAGACAGTTTTGATGAAAAAGCTGTTGAGTTTAAAGATGTTCTTAAAATGGGAAGAACACAACTTCAAGATGCAGTTCCTATGACTTTAGGGCAAGAGTTTAAAACATATTCAGTAATGATTGATGAGGATATATTTAGATTAAGAGAAGCACAAGCTTTATTAAAAGAGGTAAATCTTGGAGCAACTGCAATTGGTACAGGAATAAATACTAAACCTGAATATAGAAGAAAAGTTATCAATAATCTAAGAGATGTAACAGGGGTTGATTACGAAAGTGCAGGGGATTTAATTGAAGCTACGCAAGATACTGGTGCTTTTGTTCATATCTCTGGAATCTTAAAAAGAGTTGCTATTAAAATCTCTAAAATTTGTAATGACTTAAGACTTTTAAGTTCTGGACCAAGAGCTGGATTAAATGAGATAAATCTTCCAAAAATGCAACCAGGAAGTTCAATTATGCCAGGAAAGGTTAATCCAGTTATTCCTGAAGTGGTAAATCAAGTTGCCTTTGAAGTAATTGGAGCAGATGCTACAATCTCTATTGCTTGTGAAGGTGGACAGCTTCAACTTAATGTATTTGAACCTTTAGTAGCATATAAACTATTTACATCAATTAATATGATGAGAAGATCATTTTACACTTTAGCTAAAAAATGTGTTAAAGGTATCACTGCAAATGAAGATGTTTGTATGAATAATATTTTAAATTCAGTTACATTGGTTACTTGCCTAAACCCAATTTTAGGTTATGAAAAAAGTTCAGCAATCGCTAAAGAAGCCCTTGCAACAAACAAAAGAGTATATGATATAATTTTAGAGCAAGAACTATTTACTAAAGAGGAGTTAGATGAACTTCTTCACCCTAAAAATATGGTAAATAACTATAATGTATAA
- a CDS encoding asparaginase domain-containing protein, protein MNVTIINTGGTFNKRYNPIKGQLEVPTDNIALDKIVESCHNVNFEIKNVVSKDSLDMDDNDRQIICDAIKATKNDKIIIIHGTDTVHLTSALIKEEKIEKKIVFTGAMVPMSIDTVEATMNFSQALGFLNANIDNGTFISMHGVVVDSSKLVKNRELGQFLIQN, encoded by the coding sequence ATGAATGTAACTATTATAAATACAGGTGGAACTTTTAATAAAAGATATAATCCAATAAAAGGGCAACTTGAAGTACCTACAGATAATATTGCATTGGATAAGATTGTTGAATCTTGCCATAATGTAAATTTTGAGATTAAAAATGTGGTTTCAAAAGATAGTTTAGATATGGATGATAACGACAGACAAATCATTTGTGATGCTATAAAAGCTACTAAAAATGACAAAATTATAATTATTCATGGAACTGATACAGTTCATTTAACATCTGCTTTAATTAAAGAGGAAAAAATAGAAAAGAAAATTGTATTCACAGGAGCTATGGTTCCTATGAGTATTGATACTGTTGAAGCAACTATGAATTTCTCTCAAGCTTTAGGGTTTTTAAATGCAAACATAGATAATGGCACCTTTATCTCTATGCATGGAGTTGTAGTAGACTCTTCTAAACTTGTTAAAAATAGAGAATTAGGACAATTTCTTATCCAAAACTAA
- a CDS encoding ABC transporter permease — protein MFYQLLALIRKEFLAIWSDKRSRIVIIVPPIIQLVLFAFAVTLEVKDVSIGVLDRDNSNESKELIRALKYSDRFSDVLFLKSNKDLKEKLDSQKIMVAIDISQEFSNRLKKNQQAEIGIIGDGRKSNSSQITIGYIQMIINNTFSKNSQSVYVRNWYNPNLDNFWWILPNLIGSLTMIIALILTSLSVARERELGTFEQISVAPLSPMVLIIGKTIPPMVISIIEAAVIFLSAIIFFKVPFLGSFWILALAIFAFVFSIVGFGLFISSISSTQQQGILGAFVLLVPSILMSGFATPVENMPDWLIPFTDFVALKYFLIVLKGVFLKDISWDIAIWEIIPMIALGIVTLAVATWFFKKKVT, from the coding sequence ATGTTTTATCAATTATTAGCCCTAATAAGAAAAGAGTTTTTAGCAATTTGGAGTGACAAGCGTTCACGAATAGTGATTATTGTACCTCCAATAATCCAATTAGTTCTTTTTGCTTTTGCTGTTACTTTAGAAGTAAAAGATGTTTCCATTGGGGTACTAGATAGGGATAATTCAAATGAAAGTAAAGAGTTAATTAGAGCATTAAAATATAGTGATAGATTTTCAGATGTATTATTTTTAAAAAGTAATAAAGATTTAAAAGAGAAACTAGACTCCCAAAAAATCATGGTAGCTATAGATATTTCCCAAGAGTTTTCAAATAGATTAAAAAAGAATCAACAAGCAGAAATTGGAATTATTGGAGATGGAAGAAAGTCTAATAGTTCCCAAATTACTATAGGTTATATTCAAATGATTATTAACAACACTTTTTCTAAAAACTCACAAAGTGTTTATGTTAGAAACTGGTATAACCCAAATCTTGATAACTTTTGGTGGATACTTCCAAATCTAATTGGAAGTTTGACTATGATTATTGCTTTGATTTTAACCTCATTATCAGTAGCTAGAGAAAGAGAACTCGGAACTTTTGAGCAAATATCAGTAGCACCTTTAAGTCCTATGGTTTTAATTATTGGGAAAACTATTCCACCTATGGTAATTAGTATTATTGAAGCCGCAGTGATTTTTCTTTCAGCTATTATCTTTTTTAAAGTTCCATTTCTTGGTTCTTTTTGGATTTTAGCCCTTGCAATTTTTGCTTTTGTATTTTCTATTGTAGGTTTTGGTCTTTTTATTTCATCTATATCTTCAACCCAACAACAAGGTATATTAGGTGCTTTTGTATTATTGGTACCTTCAATTTTGATGTCTGGATTTGCAACTCCCGTAGAAAATATGCCTGACTGGCTTATCCCTTTTACAGATTTTGTAGCTTTAAAATATTTTTTAATAGTTTTAAAAGGGGTATTTCTAAAAGATATATCTTGGGATATAGCAATCTGGGAAATTATTCCCATGATTGCTTTGGGTATTGTAACCTTAGCTGTTGCAACTTGGTTCTTTAAGAAAAAAGTTACATGA